The sequence below is a genomic window from Glycine max cultivar Williams 82 chromosome 20, Glycine_max_v4.0, whole genome shotgun sequence.
TTATAgtttatagagagagagagcgtTGACACCTATCCATTTTGAAACCTTCTAAACTCACTCTCTCACTTTCTCACTCCCTCACTCCCTCCGTTGacgtttttgttttctttttctctgtgTTCTGAAGAAGTTTTAGGGTTTCGTTTTGTTTCTCTCTTCGGCCACTTCAggtcattttttccttttttgttttctgaatttttaaccgtttctttttgtttttttgtttgtgacTCTCTCTGGTGTTGTAATTTGTAGTGCTGCATTGCTCTTCTGGCTTCGGATTTTTTTAGccgtattatttttttcttttcaattttgctTTGTGAGAATGGTtgccttattttttatttttttctgaagTTGAAATGtagtactgttttttttttcttagggtTTTGGAAGTTGTTTATGTGTTTGCATGTGTTGGACATGGATCTTGCTTTTTTGACTGTTTATTTTGAAGGAAAAGAGGATTTTGCCTTGGCTACAAACCGTGTTTCGTTTCAGAAATGGAGTTTTCTGTTGTTGCTGGAGTTTTGTATGTTTTTCTTCACTGTTTTGGGTTTGCTCTTTTTTCGTTGTTAAAAGTTGTTATTTATAGCATTTTAGGACTTGTgttggttttcttttttataagttCTTTTAGTAAGTGGAAAACCCTAATTTCTGCAATGCATGTCTTTAACATTTGGTTGGGTTTGCTCTTTTTTCGTTGTTAAAGTTGTTATTTATAGCATTTTAGGACTTGTgttggttttcttttttataagttCTTTTAGTAAGTGGAAAACCCTAATTTCTGCAATGCATGTCTTTAACATTTGGGTGGGTATTTTTTGTTGATGGGTTAGATTTATCTTCTGGATGCTGCTTTTACTGAAGGTGGTTTGAATGAATGCATGccttttcttttgttatctATGTTAGAGGATGGTACGGCGTTTTAGACTGTTATTTGTTACAAAGGTTAGCCATGTTTTAAAAGTGTTGTGTATATACATTTAAGTAACCTTTGCTgcatttagtaatatttttgcaatttatttgttgaagctTAGCTCttgcttttattgttttttatttttatttttttggtatggAATTAGTAATATGTAATGATCGAACTTAACATTTTGTTGCTGCCTTTTTGTTATGTATTCATGTTCACCAAAAGTAGTACATTGATTTTTGGAAGACACTCTTCAGTGACATTATGATTCTCAAGTGCTTGGTTTTGAATTGTGGTTGTGGTAAAACAATCTTTGATTTTGTGGAAAATTTAGACAAATGCTGCAGATGTGGCTGCAAGTGTGGTTGTTTAGGCTTACAAAACCTTGATATTTCTGTAGCAATTGCGGATGTGGGTCATTAATACCTTGTTCTTAGTATTGAATGCTTACCaaatttactttattatatttgaGAGTTAAACTGGTTTAATTCTCTTTgagaatgttatttatttatttttaaaaaaccaaacatGGGGAATAAGGGATTCCAACTTCAGACTCATGGGAGACTAAAAAGTTTTCTTGTACCAAACGCCTCCTTAAACTTTTGTCATCTTCATAATTCTTCGTTTATGGATAATGTAATCCCCTGCTTTACCTTATATTCCTAACTTTGTCTATACAGGCTATGGATTCATTTGAGCCAGATGGAAATGGGAAGGAGTCactgccaccaccacctcctgtTGTTCCCTCTGATATTGTACCTCTCAAAGCAGAGGAGGTGCTCTGTACCCCTACCGAGCATAATAAGAAAAAGGCTTCCCGACTTCCAATAGCCAGATCTGGTCTGGGatcaaaaggaaataaaatacaattactAACCAATCACTTCAAAGTTAATGTTGCTAAAAATGATGGGCATTTCTTCCATTATAGTGTATGTCCTTCGATTAGTTTTTGGTTTAGTATTAATATCTGTGTTTTTGTTTAAGCTTGTCACTTAAAGTTGATGCTTATGTTATCACTTCACTTGATATGCAAACAGGTGGCTTTTACTTATGAAGATGGACGCCCTGTAGAAGGTAAGGGTGTAGGGAGAAAGATAATAGATAGGGTGCAGGAGACATATCATTCTGACTTAAATGGTAAGGACTTTGCATATGATGGGGAGAAAAGTCTGTTTACTGTTGGCTCTCTTCCTCAAAACAAGCTTGAGTTTGAAGTTGTTCTTGAGGATGTCACCTCTAACAGGTAGAAGTAATTAGAGAGCATTTAGTTGTTGTTTTGGCTCTTCAAATTGGTTTTCGTACTATTGTTTCAATAgcctttgatttattttttgttttctaggaATAATGGCAATTGCAGCCCTGATGGTCTAGGGGACAATGAGAGTGACAGAAAGAGGATGCGACGTCCTTATCGTTCGAAGTCATTCAAAGTAGAGATAAGCTTTGCTGCAAAAATTCCAATGCAGGCCATTGCCAGTGCCTTACGCGGGCAAGAGACTGAGAATTTTCAAGAAGCCATCAGAGTTCTTGATATCATTTTGAGGCAGCATGCTGCTAAGCAGTAAGTAAATagtgctttctttttcttagcgTGTGGTTaactgtttaatatttttttcttaacatgaGTCTATCTGTACATTGTTTATTGCAGAGGCTGCTTACTTGTACGCCAATCCTTTTTCCACAATAATCCAAATAATTTTGCTGATGTAGGAGGTGGTGTCCTAGGCTGTAGAGGATTCCACTCAAGCTTTAGAACTACACAGAGTGGCCTGTCTCTTAACATAGGTTAAATTCGTTGCCTGTGCAATCTTCTCAAGTCAATATGTTTTGTCTAATTCTAGCAATCTCTAATTTGTTTAGATGTGTCAACTACAATGATAATTTCTCCTGGGCCTGTGGTGGATTTCTTAATTTCCAATCAAAATGTGAGAGATCCTTTTCAACTTGACTGGGCTAAGGTGAACAAGTTTTCTGAATACTTTTTCATCTCCCATCATTGATATTGTAAGGCTCAAATTTGATTCCCCCCTATCCCCTTTTAACATTTTAACAGGCCAAAAGGACCCTAAAAAATCTGAGGATTAAAACTAGCCCATCCAATCAAGAATTCAAAATTTCTGGGCTCAGTGAACTCCCATGCAGAGAGCAGACgtacttattttctttgttttcatattGTTAATTTCTTACACTGTATTTGCTGTATTGTAATTTTTGAGTTGTTCTTTAGGTGATGTGTTGAGGTTTTTGATGGTGTGTATTCTGCAGTTTTACTTTGAAAGGTAAAGGTGGGGGGGATGGTGAAGATGGTAATGAGGAAATCACTGTATATGATTATTTTGTTAAGGTTCGTAAGATAGATCTCCGATACTCTGCTGACCTTCCATGTATCAATGTTGGCAAGCCTAAACGACCAACATTTTTCCCCATTGAGGTAAATTAAGGGTTTTTTTTGTTCTCTAAACTGCATTTGTTTGCATCAATTCAGGAGGTACAGATTGATCTTAGCAACATATTGGTTATTaatgaattttctttcttttttcttggttCTTTTAGGTTTGTGAATTGGTATCATTGCAACGATATACAAAAGCTCTGTCCACGCTTCAAAGGGCTTCATTAGTGGAGAAGTCGAGGCAGAAGCCACAAGAGAGGATGAAAATTTTGTCTGATGTAAACGATTTTTTGCTACATTTTGAgtagtataattttaattcatatgTCTAGGATAAGAAATCTTACTATTAACTTTTACTGAAGGCACTGAGAACAAGCAACTATGGTGCTGAACCTATGCTCCGGAATTGTGGAATTTCTATAAGCACTGGCTTCACTGAAGTGGAGGGCCGGGTGTTGCCTGCACCaagggtatatatatatttatatatatatatagttatagttATACCATTATGTTTATGAATCGttttattaattctattttgtataTTAAAACAATGATCTTTTTTGTTGAGGTTTGGAAGTATCAATAGTAGTTTTCTTTTATGgttagaaaatgattattgAATCTTCTTCAATAGTTGAAGTTTGGCAATGGTGAGGATCTCAATCCTAGGAATGGGAGATGGAATGTCAGCAGAGTGGTATTTAATTCAATTCCCTTTCCTGTgaagttttaatattttctccTTAATAACAATATTGGCTTAGGTTCTAACTTTTTGCATGCTGTGACGTACGAGGACTGTTGCTAACTTTCATGAATGCTTCAGAAATTTGTGGAACCATCAAAGATAGAAAGATGGGCTGTTGCTAACTTTTCTGCACGCTGTGATGTACGAGGACTTGTACGGGACCTCATTAGAATTGGAGATATGAAAGGAATTGTAAGTTCTTTAACTGCATATTTTTTGGTGTGAAAGAGCTATTGACTGACATTatgttttctttgatttctGCAGACTATAGAACAACCATTTGACGTGTTTGATGAGAATCCACAGTTTAGGCGTGCCCCCCCTATGGTTAGAGTGGAGAAAATGTTCGAGCATATCCAATCTAAACTTCCTGGGGCTCCTCAGTTCCTTCTCTGTTTGCTTCCTGATCGGAAAAATTGTGATATTTATGGTTAGTGTTTTTTgtgtgattatatttttatgccCAAGCAATTTTCAAGAGCCCTGAATAGAAATTGTCTTTTTTTCGTTGAAGGTCCATGGAAAAAGAAGAATCTTGCTGATTTTGGAATCATAAATCAGTGTATGTGTCCTTTAAGGGTCAATGACCAGTACCTGACTAATGTTATGTTGAAGATCAATGCCAaggttaatttaatattttggttaTATTGTACAGTATCTTTGTACATGATCATATAAGCATTTGCATGTAAACCATCTTATCTTaattttatagtaaaaatagaTGAAGTTATGGAAACCTTCATGCCCATTCCTCACTTACTAGGATAAGGCGTGGTTGTTATGATTGATTTTTACTGCATGTGCCTGTAAACCATCTTGTAAACTGATGAAAACCTTCATGCCCTTCCCTACTTACTATTCTAAGGCTTTGGttgttacaattaatttttattgcttAGTTGATTCATTATGAAGGGTGTTTTCTTTCTGTTGAATTCTTTTATTGTTATGCAGCTTGGTGGGTTGAATTCATTGTTAGGCGTTGAACATTCTCCTTCTCTTCCTGTTGTTTCCAAAGCTCCCACCCTCATTCTGGGAATGGACGTGTCACATGGCTCACCTGGGCAGACTGACATTCCTTCAATTGCTGCGGTAAATGATAATTTGTCTTGTGTTTTATATGAACAGTGTTTCCAAATGCATATGGAAGCCTAATTTTCTGGATGAAGGTATATTGGTTTTTAGTTTTGGCCTGCATGTCTAATGTGTAAATATGCACATGCAGGTGGTCAGCTCTAGACACTGGCCTCTGATATCAAAGTATAGGGCATGTGTTCGTACGCAATCTGCAAAGATGGAAATGATTGATAATTTGTTCAAGCTAGTATCTGAAAAGGAAGATGAAGGCATCATAAGGTTAAAATTTGTCATTTTCTGGCAGATTCAAGCCACTGTAAACTAACTCCAAAGAatcatttacaaaatatttacgAGATCAAGGACCCACCCAATTGCatatttttttcagtttaaGGACCTAATTAATAATTCTAGATAGTTCAGGAATTTGTTTAATAGTTTagctgtttttgttttttccagTTGCAATAATTGTATATGCATTTTCTGTTGGTCCATGTACAAGGACTGCCTATACTGATGGGTTTCATCTATTGCAGGGAACTTTTGCTTGATTTCTATACAACTTCTGGGAGGAGAAAACCGGAAAATATAATCATATTCAGGtatgtttttccttctttgagAATGCAGcttctgtttatttttcttatttttgcattttgatTGTTACATCTGTGTAAATGTTCAACTTTTATGGGTAAATCATTATTTCACCTAGTGAGATGAGGCTTTAGTTGTTGTATATAAAccatgtttgatgtttgatatATGTTATTATTGTGAAATTGTTCAATGTGTCTTGAAGTATCTTGctatttcaaataatatattatcttgTACATTAACcttgtatttattttctatagATTGACATTcagatatatatttgatttaatgtTAATGTTATTCATTTGATTCAACTGAACATTGTTTTTTCCGTTTTCTATATAATGTGTAGGGATGGGGTTAGTGAGTCACAATTCAATCAAGTTTTGAATATTGAACTCGATCGAATCATTGAGGTACTGATGCTGGTCAATTGTGCTTTTTTAGTACTAATCATTAGTCATAGAGAactaatctttaaaattttaggCTTGCAAATTTCTCGATGAAAATTGGGAGCCAAAATTTGTGGTAATTGTTGCTCAGAAGAACCACCACACTAGATTTTTCCAGCCTGGCTCTCCCGACAATGTCCCACCTGGCAAGTGTTCTGGGTCTTTACAgtaagattttttaatttgaaagtatCTGTtcccttattatttttttttggcagGAACTGTTATCGACAATAAAATTTGTCATCCCAGAAATTATGATTTCTACCTATGTGCACATGCTGGAATGATAGTGAGTATCCCAgctatttaatatatatgtttctgTACTGTTTTTCTCGTTTTGAAGTTGCATGATTGTGGCTTGTGTGGCTATCTAGTTGGCTTTTGTATCCCTTCTTGACCTTTGTCCGAAGTATGCAAGCCTTTTCTTATAGAaatctatctttctttatctttttttaattccaCTTGTTTGTAACTGATTTTTTATTGCTGATAGTCTGATAGTTAAAGAGAATATTTACTTtgattctagttttttttttggtcagcaTTTACTTTGATTCTAGTATTCCACTTGTTTGtaactgatttttttattgctgATAGTCTGATAGATAAAGAGAATCTTTACTTTGATTCTAGTTATTTAAAGAGGTAGTGTGGAATAAAGGTTGGGgattcttattttcattttattaaaatagagaaaactaGTTACAGTTGAAGTATCTTCTATGAAATGGTAGTTGGTTGCATTACTCCATTTTTTCTGTAAACTGAGGAATTCTTCCAACGTCAAGTTTCATTTGCATTGTTATTTTGATCTGAGTTGAGTGCAGTATTATTTCTGCTGCATCGGGCTTCTACCATacatctttgtacatatttttagttgaactcaattttttttttgttgacgtTGAATAGGATGTTTGTAAACGTTGTTCCCCCCGCCCCAGAATGATCTCCCTTTGtacatttgattttgatataatcaaCTGGTGTGTAAAggtccttttttgttttttctgccGTTTCCTCTATGCATTGCCTGGTCTTGCAGGCATTTAGGGAGTTGTGAAAAAGGTGCCCCTTCACCTGCCCTCAATTactgtgttagtgttgtttataAAGCTGTTGTACTTGAACTACTTAATGCCAATTGGTTGTTAAGATTACAGACATGGAGGGCTATATTTGATTCCTCTTTCCACATGTATTTATAacctataaattaaattaaatgtaggTGGACCTAGTTGTGTGTGGGGaaaggtttttaaaattaaaaactttattaaCATTTGTTTTATATTCTCCCTCTAATTGTGGTGCCCAGGGAACTAGTAGGCCTACCCATTATCATGTGCTGCTTGATCAGGTTGGTTTCTCTCCGGATCAGCTGCAGGAGCTTGTCCATTCATTATCATATGTGTAAGTGGAAATTTGGACCTATTTGATTGCATTAGACTCATTTTACGGTTTCAGGTAAAGATCAATCTAAACAATGTAAATTGATTGTGAATATGGGCAGGTATCAGAGGAGCACTACTGCCATTTCTGTtggtaattaaattttgtacatTATTTATTCCAATAGATGGTTATTGTTTTGACCTAATTATTATTCATGATTGAATTTTACCTATATATAATCTTCCTCGTTGCAGTTGCTCCAATATGCTATGCGCACTTGGCTGCTACTCAGTTGGGGCAGTTCATgaaatttgaggacaaatcTGAAACATCTTCAAGCCATGGTGGATTGAGCGGTGCAGGTGCTGTTCCCGTCCCTCAGTTGCCTCCCTTGCAGGAGAATGTCCGCAACACAATGTTCTTTTGTTGAGGCCTTAATGCTCTGCCCTGTCTCCTCAAGTGGTGAAAATGCTGTACATAAAACTATGTTTCTAATCTTGCAAGTTATGCGGACGAAGTTTATATTGTGGTAGACTTGGTCTTCTTAGCCATATTTAGTCTTTCTAGCACAAGCCTTTTCAAATGTTCGGGGACCTTACCTTACTTTTTGTAGCAAGACTCTCTTTAGCGCAACGTCTTTTTGTAGCAAGGCTTGATCTTCAGCACGTCTTTTGTTAGGCCCCCCcttttttaaggtttaattgCACTTTTTACCTCGAATGCTGTAATTTATAGTGAATTTTACTTATCTCCAACAAATTACCTTGGCGTATTTTATtccaaatttttaagaaacttagattttattgtgttattttactCCTAACGTAACTGTATTTTTtactcctattttttttttttattttcttggcaaattttatccaattttttttttcaaattttgtcctcaactttttaattttttggtaaattttatTCCCAATTTTGGTGTGTTGGTTTGTGCATACTAATGGATAaatgatttggataaaatttgtAAGTTTGTTAGAAGTTATGGATAAAatgtgttaaattaaaaaattggaggtaaaaaatgtaattgagtctttttttcttatgatgGTAGTTTGTAATCTTAGTATCTTACTGCTTATTGTTAAGCTTGGAAGCTGGTTGGGTGGGAGGGAAAGATAACAAACGTGCGGATTTCATGAAATATGAGGCtaatttgaaaactaatttGAGGCTTTGACGCTCAAGTCTGCACACGGATTTCCTTCATGATGGATATGCTTGAGGGATACATTCCACTGAGAGCTGAGTTGGTTGTGAATCTTGGCAGGAGAAGCATGCGTATGAAAAAGTTTGAAATAGACTGAAGAGTAAGGAAATAACTTCCAAAGAATCAGAATAGCAATTATTTTGCCTTATGCCTCTGAACCAAAGTTGATTAAGGCCATGCCATGGGTTTCGCTTGGAGAGTATCAGAATCAGAATCTTCATCTCAAATAGTTTCACCAAAATCTGACTGTCCAGGATTACTGGGAGACTGCTTCCATCAATGTTCAAGACCACTCCACCGTTGTGGGGGAGGATGCCACTGAACCCAAGTATCAGGCGGAGAATCTGTAATCAATAACCaatattagaatttagaaaatatGATATAAATCTATAATCTTTTATTATTCAATACACTAATTGCAGAGATGAGTTATGAAAGTTTTAGAGTAATTGTAATAGCAATTCATTTGGTTCTTTAGTGGCTGTTACAATGATGCACTAATTGCATACATGAGTTATTGAGAGGATGTGAGCTGGGAATTGAAAGAGACATGATAGAGTGGTGAAATATTGGAGGCAGAGGATGACAAGTCAACAAAACATGTGATGTGGCAAAAACTGTGATATTTACGTGTAAGCGTGTTGCTTcacagctatatatatatatatatatatatatatatatatatatatatatatatatatatatatatatatatatatatatatatataatacatcgTTTAAActcatctttattttttggactttgataatttattttatttattttggtcaaGATTCTTTATCCTTTAGAAAAttcatttgatcttttatgttCCAAAAAGGAATCAAAATGATCATTCCGTGAGTGCAAAATGATCCTCCCCCTTCCGTTGCAAGTGCCATCGTTTCAGACACTTAGCCTGTGCTGTTCGGGTGTTTGATTTTGCAGCTGGCGTTGTACCCTTTGTTGTCGCTGAGGCTTCTGTTTTCCCCAACCTGTGGTCAGTTAGGGTTTTCATAGCTTTTGCTTTCGCCCACCGTGTCGGTTCCTAGTCCTCGCTGGAGGGTAATTTGATTGGGGAGGTGAGTTTATTTTACGGGTTGTTGTGTTACCTATACATGGCGCTGGTGCCAGGGGGAATTCAATTTGCGGTGGTTGGACTCTGTAGTGGTCCGATGCTGCATAGTTTATTCTGTAATTGGGATATCAAAGACATCAAAAGGGTACAATTATGGACTTTTTTTATCCAATTAtaccttttgatttttttatatacccAACTATTCCTCTCCCCaaattattaacataattaTCCCTCTTTACAATTCAGTGTGAATTCTGACCTTCCAGTAGTCCTGTTTCTACTTTTGCAAACCCCAGTTTAGAATTTGTGAGCCCCAAACGTGAATACTAAAAGGTTTCGGatttaccttttcttttttgcacgCTCCCTTTTACTAACTTTGTGtgctttcacacctttttttactttttgcatACCCTCATTTCGAATTCGGTACCCCAAACCcaaattttgaacatttttttgttttgattattctgattttgtaaatttttaagtaattagtaatatatttaattattttatttcaataatataatttttaatacataatGATGTAGCTAATTAActaattgtaaataattattaataattactaatttttttaaaaaaattatgacaacggactactaaataatattatgaCTAGATAGACAGAATAAATGATTAGTATTTTGTGATAATCCatagacacaaacaagaacaacataagttatcaaacattttaataacaatttaattgtgtattttgcttttatttttagcaACTAGTGTATTAACAAATTATTGTCAGTATTTTgtatttatgtaatttacttatgttaatatgttaatttttcgtcattcaaaatttattGGCCAAGTTTCATAGCTCCTATTTGAACcatatccaggaaaaaaaatgaccTTTGCTTCAAAATTTTAGTCCATGAGGATAATTTTTGGCACTTGTATGGTTATGTGTATTAGTTATTTTGGTTCAAATAATGATTCATTCTCATTGTTCATATCGATGAAGCCAATAACAGAACTCCCAGGACTTCAATCGGcctaaaaatgcataaaaattgcaaaaaacaagaaaaatcacctttacttcaaaattt
It includes:
- the LOC100820376 gene encoding protein argonaute 4 isoform X1; protein product: MNQRSPTHGTEPQRIIALLTHKRERETMTKEAMDSFEPDGNGKESLPPPPPVVPSDIVPLKAEEVLCTPTEHNKKKASRLPIARSGLGSKGNKIQLLTNHFKVNVAKNDGHFFHYSVAFTYEDGRPVEGKGVGRKIIDRVQETYHSDLNGKDFAYDGEKSLFTVGSLPQNKLEFEVVLEDVTSNRNNGNCSPDGLGDNESDRKRMRRPYRSKSFKVEISFAAKIPMQAIASALRGQETENFQEAIRVLDIILRQHAAKQGCLLVRQSFFHNNPNNFADVGGGVLGCRGFHSSFRTTQSGLSLNIDVSTTMIISPGPVVDFLISNQNVRDPFQLDWAKAKRTLKNLRIKTSPSNQEFKISGLSELPCREQTFTLKGKGGGDGEDGNEEITVYDYFVKVRKIDLRYSADLPCINVGKPKRPTFFPIEVCELVSLQRYTKALSTLQRASLVEKSRQKPQERMKILSDALRTSNYGAEPMLRNCGISISTGFTEVEGRVLPAPRLKFGNGEDLNPRNGRWNVSRVKFVEPSKIERWAVANFSARCDVRGLVRDLIRIGDMKGITIEQPFDVFDENPQFRRAPPMVRVEKMFEHIQSKLPGAPQFLLCLLPDRKNCDIYGPWKKKNLADFGIINQCMCPLRVNDQYLTNVMLKINAKLGGLNSLLGVEHSPSLPVVSKAPTLILGMDVSHGSPGQTDIPSIAAVVSSRHWPLISKYRACVRTQSAKMEMIDNLFKLVSEKEDEGIIRELLLDFYTTSGRRKPENIIIFRDGVSESQFNQVLNIELDRIIEACKFLDENWEPKFVVIVAQKNHHTRFFQPGSPDNVPPGTVIDNKICHPRNYDFYLCAHAGMIGTSRPTHYHVLLDQVGFSPDQLQELVHSLSYVYQRSTTAISVVAPICYAHLAATQLGQFMKFEDKSETSSSHGGLSGAGAVPVPQLPPLQENVRNTMFFC
- the LOC100820376 gene encoding protein argonaute 4 isoform X2; this translates as MDSFEPDGNGKESLPPPPPVVPSDIVPLKAEEVLCTPTEHNKKKASRLPIARSGLGSKGNKIQLLTNHFKVNVAKNDGHFFHYSVAFTYEDGRPVEGKGVGRKIIDRVQETYHSDLNGKDFAYDGEKSLFTVGSLPQNKLEFEVVLEDVTSNRNNGNCSPDGLGDNESDRKRMRRPYRSKSFKVEISFAAKIPMQAIASALRGQETENFQEAIRVLDIILRQHAAKQGCLLVRQSFFHNNPNNFADVGGGVLGCRGFHSSFRTTQSGLSLNIDVSTTMIISPGPVVDFLISNQNVRDPFQLDWAKAKRTLKNLRIKTSPSNQEFKISGLSELPCREQTFTLKGKGGGDGEDGNEEITVYDYFVKVRKIDLRYSADLPCINVGKPKRPTFFPIEVCELVSLQRYTKALSTLQRASLVEKSRQKPQERMKILSDALRTSNYGAEPMLRNCGISISTGFTEVEGRVLPAPRLKFGNGEDLNPRNGRWNVSRVKFVEPSKIERWAVANFSARCDVRGLVRDLIRIGDMKGITIEQPFDVFDENPQFRRAPPMVRVEKMFEHIQSKLPGAPQFLLCLLPDRKNCDIYGPWKKKNLADFGIINQCMCPLRVNDQYLTNVMLKINAKLGGLNSLLGVEHSPSLPVVSKAPTLILGMDVSHGSPGQTDIPSIAAVVSSRHWPLISKYRACVRTQSAKMEMIDNLFKLVSEKEDEGIIRELLLDFYTTSGRRKPENIIIFRDGVSESQFNQVLNIELDRIIEACKFLDENWEPKFVVIVAQKNHHTRFFQPGSPDNVPPGTVIDNKICHPRNYDFYLCAHAGMIGTSRPTHYHVLLDQVGFSPDQLQELVHSLSYVYQRSTTAISVVAPICYAHLAATQLGQFMKFEDKSETSSSHGGLSGAGAVPVPQLPPLQENVRNTMFFC